TCTCATTAATTTCAGTGTGTCTAGGAACTTGTTCCGTATCATTTCCACGTTTATACGTATCATGATTCCCGCCATGATCTTTGAACAAAAATCCTGCGTCTTCAAGTTTCTTTATCAGGTCACGCCGTTTCACGTACTCATCTCCGTTTTTCTTTGTTATACGCCTTAAATACGCATTTGCCAATAGTAAGTACGCATAATATACGCATTTATTTTATTTTCAAAAAAGGACAACCTGTCACCAGATTTCCCCTTTTCTGAAATAACATTTTTCAAGCGAACTGCAACGATGCTATTTGATGCTGTAATATCAAGCAACTT
This Ruminococcus hominis DNA region includes the following protein-coding sequences:
- a CDS encoding type II toxin-antitoxin system HicA family toxin codes for the protein MKRRDLIKKLEDAGFLFKDHGGNHDTYKRGNDTEQVPRHTEINEITEKRILKKMGIEIDSQAFGHNLLTSRHRLL